The DNA region CCGATATTACAAAATACTTTTAATAATACCCAAGCAACTCTTGTCATTACTGGTGATGAACTAGAAAAACTTCAAGAACGTGTTCAAGAGCTAGAAAACAATGCTTTTTCAACCACCACAAAATTTATCGGAGAAGCAATTTTCGCTTATAGTAATCTGTCTATCGACAAGTCTCCAAGACTCTTGTCAAGAGGGACAGCCAATGGCTCAGATCTCCTTGGCCTTACGGATAATGATGATGCAGAAGCTGTATTTGGGAGCCGTGGTAGGGTCACTTTAAATACAAGTTTTTCTGGTGAAGACAAACTCCTTATTCGTATCACCACCAGTAATTTAGCAATGTTTGATGATGCTAATGAGTTAACGGGGCGAGGTATCCCTAATGGTGAAGCGATCACAGGAGAAACGACTCAGACCTTTAATCTGGGTGCAAATACAGCAACTTTTAAAACTCAAAATTTCACTGTTGCTTATTCTTTTCCGGTAAGTGATGCTGCGAAGGTTCATGTTTTTGGGGCTGGAGGAATCTGGAGCGACTTTGTTCCGACTTTAAATCCCTATTTCGAAGACTATGATGGCGGCAATGGTGCTCTCTCTTTATTTGCGTCAAATAATCCGATTTATCGTATCGGTGGTGGCTCTGGTGTTGGCATCAATTATGATCTCAAGTTTTTTGAGTCAATTTTTGAGACAGCAACTTTTTCGGCGGGTTATTTAGCGCCTCAAGGATTTCAAAATCGTTTTGGGTTGTTTGAGGGAGATTACTCACTGCTTCTACAAACAGATTTTCGGATTAACAACCGTCTTGCTTTTGGCCTCACTTATAACCATGCCTATCATCCAAGTAATACGGCTGTTTTTGATATGGGTGGTTTGGGCAATCAAGGCGTTGTCGGTACACAATTGGCAAATTCTGGAGCAGCTGGGGCTGGCTCTCCTAAAATCACGAATTCTTATGGTATGGCAATGGCTTGGCAACCTTCTGATGCAGTCTCTTTCAGTGGCTTTTTGACCTATACGAATGGTGATGTTTTAGGGAGTCGTAATGCTGGGGATTATGAGAGCTGGACTTATGGACTAGGTTTAGCTTTTCCAAATTTGTTTAAGGAAGGCGGGTTACTGGGTCTTTTTGCTGGGGCGCAACCTTATGTTGCAGGGTTTGATAGTCCGACGTTAACGTTCCGCAATGATATTGTGCCTTACCATTTTGAGGTGTTTTATCGTTATCCGGTTAATGAGTTTATTTCGATTACGCCAGGTATGATTTTCTATTCTGCGCCAAATCAAATTGATGCGGGAGCTCATATTCTCACCCTCCGAACAACGTTTAAGTTCTAATTTTTGGGGAATTCCAAATTGGATGGCGATCGCCTCGTGATATTCATTGCTCACGAGGAGGCGATCGCCAATTATTCTCATTGATTATTCTTGATCAAAAAAAGACTTCCCATTTCTGAGAAGCCTTAAAACCCCAAACTTGTTGAAGGTAGATGCCTAAATCAAATCTTTATTTCGTCTTTAGTAAGAAATACCGCGATATTTCAGACCTTTTGTGACAGATGTCTTGGCGATCGCCTGATGAGCTGGACATTCATGACCTCGATACTTAATCACTCTGCCATCTGTCGGTGTAGACAGATGCATGGATGGAAGAGAAAAGCTCGAGCCACGAAATTTTAAAGTTGTCATTGTTTTTATCTAAGAAAGAAATTGTTGTGATAGCGAAAAGAATTTGTATCCTTTTTCTCTATGTCTTTAGTATGTCCTGATTACAAAAAGTAGATTGCCAAGCTGTGACAGATTAAGAGCCGTCTATTCCCAGTTCACAATGCCAGATAAAAAGAGTAATAAAAATGAGCAAAAAAAAGCCCCAAACATCGATCACAATGACGGTTGGTGGCTCTGGAGCAACAATTTTTTTTCTTAACTACATTATCTCGAGCTTATCCCACAGATGGCATGGGTGAATACGCGTATCTTTCGTCTTAGTCTGTCAGCATTAAATGCCATTTACTTAAAATATTTACTGAGAATCGCTGCTAATTTTGTCTTCGTGGCGTCAGGCACATGATCTTTTGGCGTAAGAATTGCATACTTCAAGGCATCATGGGCAACAGACTCAGGCGGATTTGCGGCTAATTTTGCCACTACTGAACGAATCACTTTTTGAGCATTAGTCGCATTTTTCTGGAGATTACCAATCACCATTTCGACTGTCACATTATCGTGATCAGGATGCCAACAATCATAATCTGTCACCAAAGCAAGAGTAGCATAGGCAATCTCTGCTTCTCGCGCCAGCTTTGCCTCTTGGAGATTGGTCATACCGATAATGCTTGCCCCCCAGCTCCGATAAAGGTTAGATTCCGCCTTAGTCGAAAAAGCAGGGCCTTCCATACAAATGTATGTACCACCTCGATGTAAATCGACACCTTCCAGATTAGATTCGGCGACGGCATCCCCTAAAACTTGAGCAAGATTCGGACAAATCGGATCACCAAAAGCAATATGAGCCACAATCCCTTCCCCAAAAAAAGTATCGGTGCGATGGCGAGTGCGATCAATAAACTGATCCGGAATCACCATATCCACAGGCTTACATTCTGCTTTTAGAGAGCCCACCGCTGATGCCGAAATGATGTATTCAACACCGAGGGTTTTCAGGGCATAGATATTGGCACGAAAGGGCAACTCTGTAGGTAAAAGATGATGACCGCGACCATGGCGAGGCAAAAAAACAACGGGCGTGCCATCGAGGGTTCCTGTCACAAATTTGTCACTCGGATCACCGAAGGGTGTTTTGACAGCAATCTCTTTCACATCTTGCAACGCATCCATTTTATATAGTCCGCTGCCACCGATAATCCCAATTTTGATGTCTGCCATAAAAGTTAAATGCGTTGATAGGTATTAAAGTTCGCTCTTTATCTTATTAGAACTTTTCAGAATGACTCATATTCTGAATAAACATCGACATTTGGAAAATTAG from [Leptolyngbya] sp. PCC 7376 includes:
- a CDS encoding S-methyl-5'-thioadenosine phosphorylase — its product is MADIKIGIIGGSGLYKMDALQDVKEIAVKTPFGDPSDKFVTGTLDGTPVVFLPRHGRGHHLLPTELPFRANIYALKTLGVEYIISASAVGSLKAECKPVDMVIPDQFIDRTRHRTDTFFGEGIVAHIAFGDPICPNLAQVLGDAVAESNLEGVDLHRGGTYICMEGPAFSTKAESNLYRSWGASIIGMTNLQEAKLAREAEIAYATLALVTDYDCWHPDHDNVTVEMVIGNLQKNATNAQKVIRSVVAKLAANPPESVAHDALKYAILTPKDHVPDATKTKLAAILSKYFK
- a CDS encoding iron uptake porin, whose product is MPYGVKAEVEDQKLTEDIPIATKIENHLLVENQYSQTPYQEPFETWTAEMLQDFIDQNSCLENIWENNVDETQLTSRNEFTQALNNCIQAVDRDLPDKYSDANNVNRWPILQNTFNNTQATLVITGDELEKLQERVQELENNAFSTTTKFIGEAIFAYSNLSIDKSPRLLSRGTANGSDLLGLTDNDDAEAVFGSRGRVTLNTSFSGEDKLLIRITTSNLAMFDDANELTGRGIPNGEAITGETTQTFNLGANTATFKTQNFTVAYSFPVSDAAKVHVFGAGGIWSDFVPTLNPYFEDYDGGNGALSLFASNNPIYRIGGGSGVGINYDLKFFESIFETATFSAGYLAPQGFQNRFGLFEGDYSLLLQTDFRINNRLAFGLTYNHAYHPSNTAVFDMGGLGNQGVVGTQLANSGAAGAGSPKITNSYGMAMAWQPSDAVSFSGFLTYTNGDVLGSRNAGDYESWTYGLGLAFPNLFKEGGLLGLFAGAQPYVAGFDSPTLTFRNDIVPYHFEVFYRYPVNEFISITPGMIFYSAPNQIDAGAHILTLRTTFKF
- a CDS encoding DUF4278 domain-containing protein, with translation MTTLKFRGSSFSLPSMHLSTPTDGRVIKYRGHECPAHQAIAKTSVTKGLKYRGISY